In the genome of Gloeotrichia echinulata CP02, one region contains:
- a CDS encoding NACHT domain-containing NTPase, translating into MTSQGLRASPEGIRVAKTALTDKTWSQQKLATSLGITRQPVSKFFAGEPVSRSCFVQICQKLGLSWQKVAGLPEDLVSVVTAKVQSNTVDIDTLVVEMRQQRQDKIQYQCSTIQMLDIAQPIPLIDIYTSVNVLEAIPSQQWREISDLLKDFSRESNYNRLHALKHQKTLPGLEVVSRTSKLMLLGKPGSGKTIFLQYLATECNKGQFQPHRIVVFIKLKKFAEDTQDESDFNLFNYISQEFLCSGTEEESTKTVLTQGRMLILLDGLDEVPLADADKVTREIRRFTETYYKNSFVITCRIGAQQYKFQEFTEFEIADFQDKQVENFAKNWFVAVALKSRENAEATGNMLINQLNLLENQPIRELTATPMLLHFICLVFHAKKQAFPSNIAKFYEQLLNILLVRWDEVRGIKRVTLNGSLSAASKKKLLYQIAAITFEQGDYYFEQDKIQELMTDYLITLPDITLDNQSLLKTIETQHGLLVEEARGIYSFSHLTFQEYFMAKNIVENYQFKAWKILLCHLTETRWHNVFLLTVNMLPNAEEMFRLMKQEIDLLVAVDHQIQNFLIWVRQKSNSVSTRYKIAAIRAFYLVCDRAFALTPNYNLESALVGDITFDPDLAVDDLLASTLVCVGELGQSFEYTLDDTIVQDHAHALAIALNQTLELVFEPELQQVLQNLKAQLPDLNLAPQKLRLWWEANGKVWEKKLRDALINHRNIGHDWHFNQQQQELLLQYYYVNKLLVDCLHRASGITPALREEMEETLLLAIADIETIAK; encoded by the coding sequence ATGACAAGCCAAGGACTGAGAGCATCACCAGAAGGTATCAGGGTAGCAAAAACAGCTTTAACTGATAAAACCTGGAGTCAACAGAAATTAGCAACATCCTTAGGTATCACACGTCAGCCAGTTTCCAAGTTTTTCGCTGGTGAGCCAGTTTCCCGCAGTTGTTTTGTCCAAATTTGCCAAAAGCTAGGGTTATCTTGGCAAAAGGTTGCTGGTTTACCAGAAGATTTGGTATCTGTAGTAACTGCTAAAGTGCAGTCTAATACGGTTGATATAGATACACTGGTAGTGGAAATGCGCCAACAGCGTCAAGACAAAATCCAATATCAGTGCAGTACTATTCAAATGTTGGATATTGCCCAGCCTATTCCACTGATTGATATTTACACGAGTGTCAATGTATTAGAAGCCATCCCCAGCCAGCAATGGCGAGAAATTTCTGATCTGTTGAAGGACTTCAGTCGAGAATCTAACTATAACCGACTTCATGCTCTTAAGCATCAGAAAACTTTACCAGGGTTAGAAGTTGTGTCACGCACCTCGAAGTTGATGTTACTGGGGAAACCGGGATCTGGTAAAACGATATTTTTACAATATCTGGCGACTGAATGCAACAAAGGCCAATTTCAACCGCACCGAATAGTTGTTTTCATCAAGCTGAAAAAATTTGCTGAAGATACTCAAGATGAGAGTGATTTCAATCTATTTAACTACATCAGTCAAGAGTTTCTTTGTAGTGGAACTGAAGAGGAATCAACAAAAACTGTACTTACTCAAGGCAGAATGCTAATTTTATTAGATGGATTAGATGAAGTACCATTAGCAGATGCAGATAAGGTGACAAGGGAAATTCGCAGATTTACCGAAACTTATTACAAAAATTCCTTTGTGATTACTTGTAGAATAGGTGCCCAACAATATAAATTTCAGGAATTTACGGAATTTGAGATAGCAGATTTTCAGGACAAACAAGTTGAAAATTTTGCGAAAAATTGGTTTGTCGCCGTGGCTTTGAAATCTAGGGAAAATGCGGAAGCTACGGGGAATATGTTGATAAATCAGCTTAATTTACTAGAAAACCAGCCAATTCGAGAATTGACAGCCACTCCCATGCTACTGCATTTTATTTGCTTAGTGTTTCACGCAAAAAAACAAGCATTTCCGTCGAATATAGCTAAGTTCTATGAGCAGTTACTAAATATTCTATTGGTGCGATGGGATGAAGTCAGAGGTATTAAACGGGTAACTCTTAATGGTAGTTTAAGTGCTGCAAGTAAAAAAAAGCTACTTTATCAAATTGCTGCGATTACGTTTGAGCAAGGAGATTACTACTTTGAACAGGACAAAATTCAGGAACTGATGACTGACTATCTCATTACATTACCTGATATTACACTAGATAATCAATCATTACTAAAAACCATTGAGACCCAACATGGGTTATTGGTGGAAGAAGCACGGGGAATTTATTCTTTTTCACATTTGACTTTTCAAGAATATTTCATGGCTAAAAATATTGTAGAAAATTATCAATTCAAAGCGTGGAAAATTTTACTCTGTCATTTGACTGAAACGCGCTGGCATAATGTGTTTTTACTCACAGTTAACATGTTGCCAAATGCTGAGGAAATGTTCCGCTTAATGAAGCAAGAAATTGATTTACTAGTGGCTGTTGATCATCAAATACAAAATTTTCTGATTTGGGTACGTCAAAAATCAAATTCAGTTTCTACTCGCTACAAAATAGCAGCGATTCGGGCTTTTTATCTGGTCTGCGATCGCGCCTTTGCTCTTACTCCTAACTATAACCTTGAGTCTGCCCTTGTGGGGGACATAACCTTTGACCCAGATTTGGCTGTTGATGATTTGCTCGCCAGTACTCTGGTTTGTGTTGGGGAGCTTGGCCAGTCGTTTGAGTATACCCTGGATGATACCATTGTTCAGGATCATGCTCATGCTCTGGCCATTGCTTTGAACCAAACTCTGGAATTGGTTTTTGAACCAGAATTGCAGCAAGTACTGCAAAACCTGAAAGCACAATTACCAGATTTAAATCTCGCTCCCCAAAAATTGCGGCTATGGTGGGAAGCTAACGGCAAAGTCTGGGAGAAAAAATTAAGAGATGCACTAATTAATCATCGCAATATTGGTCACGATTGGCATTTCAATCAACAGCAGCAGGAATTGCTACTACAATATTACTATGTTAACAAATTATTGGTGGATTGCCTACATCGGGCTTCTGGGATAACTCCAGCGCTACGAGAGGAGATGGAGGAGACATTGTTGTTAGCGATCGCTGATATTGAAACAATAGCTAAGTAG
- a CDS encoding rhodanese-like domain-containing protein, with protein MNNNRLGGIIPSEPPVNPQSDVHVLKSRLEWGEPALTILDVSDRRTYNQGHIMGAMPMPIDELVDCAASSLEKVRDIYVYAATETQTAQAAQLLRSAGFKHVSQLQGGLTAWKAIGGQTEGIIESRIPPGLAEYNVVSRIQEHFEQKC; from the coding sequence ATGAATAATAATCGATTAGGTGGTATCATTCCTTCAGAACCACCTGTAAACCCACAATCTGATGTTCATGTTCTCAAGTCTCGTTTAGAATGGGGTGAACCAGCTTTGACAATCCTAGATGTGAGCGATCGCAGAACTTATAACCAAGGTCACATCATGGGAGCAATGCCGATGCCAATAGATGAATTGGTAGACTGTGCTGCATCATCTTTGGAAAAAGTCCGTGATATTTACGTTTACGCTGCAACTGAAACACAAACTGCTCAAGCTGCACAATTGCTGCGTTCTGCTGGTTTTAAACATGTATCTCAACTCCAAGGCGGTCTTACTGCATGGAAGGCTATTGGAGGACAGACGGAAGGCATTATTGAATCCAGAATTCCCCCTGGTTTAGCTGAATATAATGTGGTATCTCGGATACAAGAACATTTTGAACAAAAATGTTGA
- a CDS encoding ribonuclease H-like domain-containing protein: MTLDDFLVSDGDLSDAALSEYLESVAIAVDTETMGLLPQRDRLCLVQLSNQEGKVTAIRINKGQTAAPNLKTLLEAANVLKVFHFARFDVATLRYNLGITVSPIFCTKIASKLARTYTNRHGLKDVVQELEQVELDKSSQSSDWGNAANLSEAQLSYAANDVRYLLSVQQKLTAMLQREERWELAQECFQVLPTIVSLDLLQFKDLFEH; this comes from the coding sequence ATGACATTAGACGATTTTCTTGTGAGCGATGGCGACCTGAGTGACGCGGCTTTATCCGAGTATTTAGAATCCGTTGCGATCGCCGTCGATACCGAAACTATGGGATTACTACCACAGCGCGATCGCTTGTGTCTGGTTCAGCTGTCCAACCAGGAAGGGAAGGTAACTGCAATTCGCATCAATAAAGGACAAACCGCAGCGCCAAACTTAAAAACACTCTTGGAAGCAGCCAATGTCCTCAAAGTATTTCACTTTGCGCGTTTCGATGTTGCTACTTTGCGTTACAATTTGGGTATTACAGTTAGTCCAATTTTTTGTACCAAGATCGCTAGTAAATTAGCCCGGACTTACACCAATCGTCACGGACTTAAGGATGTAGTGCAAGAGTTGGAACAAGTAGAACTAGATAAAAGCTCTCAAAGTTCCGATTGGGGTAACGCAGCTAATTTATCTGAAGCTCAATTGAGTTACGCCGCCAATGATGTGCGTTACTTACTCAGCGTACAGCAAAAACTCACAGCCATGCTCCAACGCGAAGAACGTTGGGAACTAGCTCAAGAATGCTTTCAAGTTTTGCCGACGATAGTATCTTTAGATTTATTGCAATTTAAAGATTTATTTGAACACTAA
- a CDS encoding CAP domain-containing protein, with protein MFRQTAFGLALSTLVLASGFTTLPFPGHTSGKKSTHNQPLSNLSSQVATSTTTFNTTALEKSVFEQINRYRVSKGLGKLTINTSITRQARIHSQNMANGKVPFSHQGFERRVTSIPIIYSSAAENVAFNQGYSNPAAQAVTGWLNSPGHLENIKGKYNLTGIGVAANKQGEVYLTQIFLHTR; from the coding sequence ATGTTCCGACAAACTGCTTTTGGCCTCGCTTTAAGTACGCTTGTCCTTGCCAGTGGATTCACAACTTTACCTTTCCCCGGTCACACCTCTGGGAAAAAATCCACCCATAATCAGCCCTTATCGAATCTTTCTTCTCAAGTGGCAACATCTACTACTACTTTTAATACTACTGCTCTAGAAAAATCAGTATTTGAGCAAATTAATCGATATCGGGTTTCTAAAGGGCTAGGAAAGTTGACGATCAATACCAGTATCACTCGCCAGGCAAGGATTCATAGTCAAAATATGGCTAATGGTAAAGTCCCGTTCAGCCATCAAGGATTTGAACGGCGAGTTACTTCCATCCCCATTATCTACAGCAGTGCGGCGGAAAATGTGGCTTTTAATCAAGGATATAGCAATCCTGCAGCCCAAGCTGTTACAGGTTGGCTAAACAGTCCGGGACATTTAGAGAACATTAAAGGTAAGTATAATCTCACAGGAATTGGTGTTGCAGCCAATAAGCAAGGCGAAGTCTACCTGACGCAAATTTTTTTACACACTAGATAG